In Brassica rapa cultivar Chiifu-401-42 chromosome A06, CAAS_Brap_v3.01, whole genome shotgun sequence, a single window of DNA contains:
- the LOC103871589 gene encoding protein STRICTOSIDINE SYNTHASE-LIKE 3, with amino-acid sequence MATTVFSKLSKIFFLFAIYCALDPFKHSSISKYPDFQTHKIDMPPLSSLPKERDHENLLQNSEIRFVNEVQGPESIAFDPLGRGPYTGVADGRILFWDGTRWTDFAYTSNNRSELCDTKSSLLAYLKNEHICGRPLGLRFHKRTGDLYIADAYFGIMKVGPEGGLATSLTTEADGVPLRFTNDLDVDEEGNVYFTDSSSVFQRRNFMHLIVSGEDTGRVLKYNPETKETTTLLRNLQFPNGLSLGRDGSFFIFCEGSIGRLRKYWLKGEKSGTSEVVALLHGFPDNIRTNKDGDFWVAVHCHRNIFTHVMAHHPNVRKFFLKLPITVKFQYLLQVGGWPHAVAVKYSEDGKVLKVLEDKQGKVVKAVSEIEEKDGKLWMGSVLMSFIAVYDLP; translated from the exons ATGGCGACCACGGTCTTCTCCAAGCTCTCGAagatcttcttcctcttcgccATCTACTGCGCTCTCGACCCCTTCAAGCACAGCTCCATCTCCAAGTACCCTGACTTCCAGACTCACAAGATCGACATGCCGCCGTTATCGTCTCTCCCCAAGGAGAGAGACCACGAGAATCTGCTCCAGAACTCCGAGATCAGATTCGTAAACGAGGTTCAGGGTCCAGAGAGCATTGCTTTCGATCCGCTTGGTCGTGGTCCCTACACCGGCGTCGCCGACGGTCGTATCCTCTTCTGGGATGGCACTCGCTGGACTGATTTTGCTTACACGTCGAACAATCG GTCAGAACTGTGTGATACAAAGTCTTCACTGTTGGCTTACTTGAAGAATGAACATATATGTGGACGGCCTTTGGGTCTTCGGTTCCACAAGAGAACTGGAGATTTGTACATTGCGGATGCGTATTTTGGGATAATGAAAGTCGGTCCTGAAGGAGGTTTGGCGACTTCACTTACAACCGAGGCAGATGGAGTGCCTTTGAGATTTACCAATGATCTTGACGTTGATGAGGAAGGGAATGTCTACTTTACAGACAGCAGCTCTGTTTTCCAACGAAG GAACTTCATGCACTTGATTGTCTCCGGGGAAGACACCGGGAGAGTGTTGAAATACAATCCAGAAACAAAGGAGACTACTACTCTCTTGAGAAATCTCCAGTTCCCTAATGGCTTATCACTTGGCAGAGATGGTTCCTTTTTCATATTCTGTGAAGGATCAATTGGAAG ACTAAGGAAATACTGGTTGAAAGGGGAGAAATCAGGAACATCAGAAGTGGTAGCTCTGTTACATGGGTTCCCAGACAACATACGAACAAACAAAGACGGAGATTTCTGGGTGGCGGTCCACTGCCACCGCAACATATTCACGCACGTTATGGCGCATCACCCAAACGTGAGGAAGTTCTTTCTGAAGCTGCCAATAACAGTGAAGTTCCAGTACTTGCTTCAGGTAGGTGGTTGGCCCCATGCTGTAGCCGTGAAGTACAGTGAAGACGGGAAAGTGCTGAAAGTGTTGGAGGACAAGCAAGGGAAAGTGGTGAAGGCAGTTAGTGAAATAGAGGAGAAAGATGGGAAGCTTTGGATGGGAAGTGTATTGATGTCTTTCATTGCAGTATATGACTTGccttag
- the LOC103871590 gene encoding cysteine desulfurase 1, chloroplastic codes for MEGVAMKLPSFKSLAPTAISVASTFSIRRSFSFARRSSSLSAATITADSEPVSLGHRARKDFRILHQEVNGSKLVYLDSAATSQKPAAVLEALQTYYEFYNSNVHRGIHYLSAKATDEFELARKKVARFINASDSREIVFTRNATEAINLVAYSWGLSNLKPGDEVILTVAEHHSCIVPWQIVSQKTGAVLKFVTLNEDETPDIDMLREMISEKTKLVAVHHVSNVLASSLPIEEIVVWAHEVGAKVLVDACQSVPHMVVDVQKLNADFLVASSHKMCGPTGIGFLYGKSDLLLAMPPFLGGGEMISDVFLDHSTYAEPPSRFEAGTPAIGEAIALGAACDYLSDIGMPKIHEYEVELAKYLYETLASVPDVRIYGPRPSESVQRAALCSFNVEGLHPTDLATFLDQQHGVAIRSGHHCAQPLHRYLGVNASARASLYFYNTKEDVDSFIVALADTVSFFNSFK; via the exons ATGGAAGGTGTGGCTATGAAACTCCCCTCTTTCAAATCCCTAGCTCCCACCGCCATATCCGTCGCCTCTACCTTCTCCATACGACGGAGCTTCTCCTTCGCTCGCCGCTCCTCTTCGCTTTCCGCCGCCACCATCACCGCCGATTCAGAGCCCGTCTCTCTCGGCCATCGCGCTCGTAAAGACTTCCGAATTCTTCACCAG GAAGTGAATGGCTCAAAGCTTGTGTACTTGGACAGTGCTGCGACTTCTCAGAAGCCTGCTGCTGTATTGGAAGCTTTGCAGACTTACTATGAGTTTTATAATTCAAACGTTCATAGAGGAATCCACTACTTAAG TGCCAAGGCTACAGATGAATTTGAGCTGGCTAGGAAGAAGGTAGCTCGTTTCATCAATGCTTCTGATAGTAGAGAGATTGTTTTCACTAGGAACGCTACTGAAGCCATCAATCTTGTTGCTTATTCTTGGGGTCTTTCTAACCTCAAACCAGGAGACGAG GTTATACTTACAGTGGCCGAACATCATAGCTGCATTGTTCCTTGGCAAATTGTATCTCAAAAGACTGGAGCGGTTCTGAAGTTTGTGACTTTGAATGAAGATGAAACCCCGGACATAGACATGTTGAGAGAAATGATTTCTGAAAAGACAAAACTCGTGGCTGTTCATCACGTATCAAACGTTCTTG CATCTTCTCTTCCTATTGAAGAGATAGTGGTCTGGGCGCACGAAGTTGGAGCTAAAGTTCTTGTGGATGCTTGTCAAAGTGTTCCCCACATGGTTGTTGATGTCCAGAAGCTAAATGCTGATTTCTTAGTTGCGTCTTCTCACAAG ATGTGTGGACCTACAGGCATTGGTTTCTTATATGGTAAGAGTGATCTTCTACTTGCCATGCCTCCATTCTTAG GTGGAGGAGAAATGATTTCAGATGTATTTCTTGATCATTCGACTTATGCGGAACCTCCATCCAG ATTTGAAGCTGGAACACCTGCAATTGGTGAAGCAATTGCCCTTGGAGCAGCCTGTGATTACTTGTCAGATATTGGCATGCCGAAAATCCATGAATATGAG GTCGAGCTTGCTAAGTACCTGTACGAGACACTGGCTTCAGTGCCTGATGTCCGGATATACGGCCCAAGGCCTTCTGAAAGTGTTCAAAGGGCAGCTCTTTGTTCCTTCAATGTGGAGGGACTGCACCCAACTGATTTGGCAACTTTTCTTGACCAACAG CATGGAGTTGCGATAAGGTCAGGACACCACTGCGCGCAGCCACTCCACCGGTATCTTGGAGTGAATGCAAGTGCACGCGCCAGCCTCTACTTTTACAACACAAAGGAAGACGTTGACTCCTTCATCGTTGCACTTGCAGACACTGTTAGCTTCTTCAATTCTTTCAAATAG
- the LOC103871591 gene encoding succinate dehydrogenase subunit 6, mitochondrial, translating into MGDSRSFADGFKGFWEERLSFLENYTRFTKRDTPLPSWSSSDVEEFIASDPVHGPTLKTAREAATFGVTGAALGALSTAAFAWRYSKSPHGAALSFLGGGVFGWTFGQEVANHTLQLYKLDTMAAQVKFMEWWERKTQ; encoded by the exons ATGGGAGATTCGAGGTCGTTTGCGGATGGATTCAAGGGGTTCTGGGAGGAGAGGTTGTCGTTCCTGGAGAATTACACGAGGTTCACCAAACGCGACACGCCTCTTCCTTCTTGGTCTTCCTCCGACGTCGAGGAGTTTATAGCTTCCGATCCCGTTCATGGACCCACC CTGAAAACAGCTAGGGAAGCTGCGACTTTTGGTGTTACTGGAGCTGCACTTGGAGCTCTATCTACTGCTGCTTTTGCCTGGAGATACTCTAAGAGTCCACACG GTGCTGCATTGTCCTTCTTAGGAGGCGGTGTTTTTGGTTGGACCTTTGGGCAAGAAGTTGCGAACCACACCTTGCAGCTCTATAAGCTGGACACAATGGCTGCTCAAGTTAAGTTCATGGAATGGTGGGAGCGCAAGACTCAATGA